One Tamandua tetradactyla isolate mTamTet1 chromosome 20, mTamTet1.pri, whole genome shotgun sequence DNA segment encodes these proteins:
- the ZNF354A gene encoding zinc finger protein 354A: MATEQGEARSQVSVTFKDVAVFFTRDEWRKLDPSQRNLYQDVMLENYRNLISVGLPFSKPKVISLLQQGEEPWKVEKESPGGSSLGWKSSHKTTKSTQTQDSFQGLVMTRSKRNGPWDFKSENPCIYENRLEKLDKKKILTIERNHRNIEFGQKLSLKPVPDRQQIVSREKTLPKCEIQGNAFKQNSNLFNQPKINATEKRYKCSMCEKTFINNSSLRKHEKNHSGEKLFKCKECLKAFNQSSALIQHQITHTGEKPYVCKQCGKAFTLSTSLYKHLRTHTVEKSYRCKECGKSFSRRSGLFIHQKIHAGENPYKYNPGRKSSSYSTSLPGCQRIHSRKKSYLCNECGNTFKSSSSLRYHQRIHTGEKPFKCSECGRAFSQSASLIQHERIHTGEKPYRCNECGKGFTSISRLNRHRIIHTGEKFYSCNECGKALSSHSTLIIHERIHTGEKPCKCKVCGKAFRQSSALIQHQRMHTGERPYKCNECGKTFRCNSSLSNHQRIHTGEKPYRCEECGMSFGQSSALIQHRRIHTGEKPFKCNTCGKTFRQSSSRIAHQRIHTGEKPYECNTCGKLFNHRSSLTNHYKIHIEENP; this comes from the exons ATGGCTACTGAGCAGGGGGAAGCAAGGTCTCAG GTGTCCGTGACCTTCAAGGACGTGGCTGTATTCTTTACTCGGGATGAGTGGAGAAAGCTGGATCCTTCTCAGAGAAACTTGTACCAGGACGTGATGCTGGAGAACTACAGGAATCTGATCTCAGTGG GACTCCCATTTTCCAAACCAAAAGTGATCTCCCTGTTGCAGCAAGGAGAAGAACCATGGAAGGTAGAAAAAGAAAGTCCTGGAGGCTCCTCTCTAG gatggaAGAGCAGCCATAAAACCACAAAGTCAACTCAAACACAAGACTCATTTCAGGGACTGGTAATGACAAGATCCAAAAGGAATGGGCCTTGGGACTTTAAATCAGAAAATCCCTGCATATATGAAAATAGAttagaaaaactggataaaaagaaaattctcacTATAGAAAGAAACCATAGAAATATTGAATTTGGCCAAAAGTTAAGCCTAAAGCCAGTCCCTGATAGACAACAGATAGTTTCTAGGGAAAAAACACTGCCAAAATGTGAAATACAAGGAAATGCttttaaacaaaattcaaatttatttaaccaaCCAAAAATCAACGCAACGGAAAAACGGTATAAATGCAGTATGTGTGAGAAAACCTTCATTAATAATTCATCCCTTCGTAAACATGAGAAAAACCATAGTggagagaaattatttaaatgtaaagaatgtTTGAAAGCATTCAACCAAAGTTCAGCTCTAATTCAGCATCAAataactcatactggagagaaaccctatgtatGTAaacaatgtgggaaagccttcactcttAGTACATCTCTTTATAAACATCTAAGAACCCATACTGTGGAGAAATCTTACAGATGTAAAGAATGTGGCAAATCCTTCAGCCGAAGGTCAGGCCTTTTTATACATCAAAAAATCCATGCTGGTGAAAATCCCTATAAATATAATCCAGGTAGGAAGTCATCTAGTTACAGCACATCCCTTCCTGGATGTCAGAGAATTCATTCCAGAAAGAAGTCCTATTTATGTAATGAATGTGGCAACacttttaagtctagttcatccCTTCGTTatcatcagagaattcacactggagagaaaccttttaAATGTAGTGAATGTGGGAGAGCCTTCAGTCAGAGTGCATCTCTTATTCAACATgaaagaattcacactggagaaaagccctatagatgtaatgaatgtgggaaaggcTTCACTTCTATTTCACGACTTAACAGACACCGAAtaattcatactggtgagaagTTTTATAGTTGTAATGAATGCGGTAAAGCCTTAAGTTCCCACTCAACACTTATTATTCATGAGAGAATTCATACCGGAGAGAAACCATGTAAGTGTAAagtatgtggaaaagccttcaggcAAAGTTCAGCTCTCATTCAACATCAGAGAATGCATACTGGAGAAAGAccctataaatgtaatgaatgtgggaaaacatTCAGGTGTAACTCATCTCTTAGTAATCACCAGAGAATTCATACCGGAGAGAAACCATATCGATGTGAAGAATGTGGGATGTCTTTTGGCCAAAGTTCAGCTCTTATTCAACATCGCagaattcatacaggagagaaaccctttaaatgtaatacatgtgGGAAAACTTTTAGACAAAGTTCATCACGTATTgcacatcagagaattcatactggagagaaaccctatgaatgtaatacGTGTGGGAAACTTTTCAACCACAGGTCATCCCTGACTAATCattataaaattcatatagaagaaAACCCCTAG